Proteins encoded together in one Lathyrus oleraceus cultivar Zhongwan6 chromosome 5, CAAS_Psat_ZW6_1.0, whole genome shotgun sequence window:
- the LOC127087194 gene encoding E3 ubiquitin-protein ligase RDUF2: MNSDTLPSSTASFWCYSCTRFVHLLDHNDVVCPHCTSGFVEEIHAGNSPAVSLFADGIHSSRRQNSRRRRRNAGNRSPFNPVIVLRGPREDGGGGGESEGSSFELYYEDGNGADLRPLPPNMSELLLGSGFDRLLEQFSQIEINGFGRAENPPASKAAIESIPTVDITDAEVEEETHCAVCKEAFELGSEARKMPCKHLYHSDCILPWLSMRNSCPVCRHELPSDQSQNPSETRLSGQTDEEAVGLTIWRLPGGGFAVGRFTGGRRAGEIQLPVVYTEMDGGNNSNEDSRSISLAVGSNRVRERRGIRRIFRNFLSFFGSVNLNRSFSGSGSLFSRSSRRRSRTWVTE, encoded by the coding sequence ATGAACTCGGACACGCTTCCCTCTTCCACGGCGTCGTTTTGGTGCTATAGTTGCACACGTTTCGTTCACCTTTTGGATCATAACGACGTCGTTTGTCCGCACTGTACAAGCGGTTTTGTGGAAGAGATTCACGCTGGTAACTCTCCGGCAGTTTCCTTATTTGCCGACGGAATTCATTCTTCGAGGAGACAAAACTCCCGCCGGAGACGTCGCAACGCTGGCAATAGATCGCCTTTTAATCCTGTAATCGTGCTTCGCGGACCTAGGGAGGACGGCGGCGGTGGCGGTGAAAGCGAGGGGAGTAGCTTTGAATTGTATTATGAAGACGGCAACGGTGCCGATCTACGTCCGCTTCCGCCTAATATGTCCGAACTATTGCTTGGTTCCGGCTTCGATCGGTTGCTTGAGCAATTCTCTCAGATCGAAATCAACGGTTTCGGTAGGGCGGAGAATCCGCCGGCGTCAAAGGCGGCGATAGAGTCAATACCAACGGTTGATATCACCGACGCAGAGGTAGAAGAAGAAACGCACTGTGCGGTTTGCAAGGAAGCATTCGAGCTTGGTTCAGAGGCGCGTAAGATGCCGTGCAAGCACCTTTACCATTCTGATTGCATTCTCCCATGGCTGTCTATGCGAAATTCGTGCCCGGTCTGCCGCCACGAGTTACCTTCCGATCAAAGCCAAAATCCCTCGGAGACTAGATTATCTGGTCAGACTGACGAAGAAGCGGTTGGATTGACGATATGGAGATTACCTGGAGGCGGATTCGCCGTCGGGAGATTCACCGGTGGTCGGAGAGCCGGTGAGATTCAGTTACCGGTTGTTTACACAGAGATGGACGGCGGTAATAACTCTAACGAAGATTCTAGAAGCATCTCTTTGGCAGTGGGAAGCAATAGAGTTAGAGAGAGACGTGGAATTCGCAGAATTTTTCGAAATTTTCTATCCTTTTTTGGTTCCGTTAATTTAAACCGTAGCTTTTCTGGTTCTGGTTCATTGTTTAGTAGAAGTTCACGGAGAAGAAGCAGAACTTGGGTCACGGAATAA